From the Chitinolyticbacter meiyuanensis genome, one window contains:
- a CDS encoding phage tail tape measure protein: MNRELRLQVVLSAIDRVTAPLRRISSGSSGAAKELNSLRSKLADLQKVQGNIDSYRQASRAVGVVAGRLRQQRDIVAQLRREMEATERPSAAMLRTLKVAQGEYSALRTAQTRNIERMRQSRDALAAAGIETKALSRHQGQLQQRIDEASAAITVQKGKLGQLNAEMQHLAKLKAAHGKAMMATGVAAGAGYAMLAAGQAGQRAMMKPIGAYAEAEDARTQLRVSLMGADGRASAEFARIDALATRLGDRLPGTTADFQNMMTMLVRQGIPARNILGGVGEATALLGVQLKMAPDQAAEFTAKLQDATRTANGDMLALTDTIQRAFYLGVDPGNMLEAYKGLGPVMDMIRQKGLEGANAMAPFVVMMDQAGMRGESAGNAIRKVVAGSLNVGKIAKAQADLLATTGVRLNLDFTDGKGEFGGFDKLMQELTKLRGLDTVTRLQVLKDIYGDDKETNEVLSKIIEKGQAGYDDVLQRMRDQASLQQRVNEQLGTLKNLWEAASGTATNMLAAFGEAIAPELKALTEWITETAGAVRNWASENPRLAGTLMKVLGFAALLITALGGIAVAAASVLGPMLLSRFILARAGLALFGLGGGARAATAGLSLAQRVVAALPGVLGNAWRLISIVGQGMLWLGRALMLNPIGLAIAVIAGAVYLLWRYWGQVDAAFRQYPILNYVFPVIGAARALINNWGQVSGFFRAVWAELQGAAAGGLSGIAALIINWSPLGLFHRAMAAVLSWFGIDIPAKFTDFGRMLIDGLIAGINQKWEALKARLSALGDSISGSVKDALGIRSPSRVFAAIGGWTMAGLAQGLERNQQGPLSAVLETARRLAIAGSGIALGTLPGQAGADPLRIDTRPPLAARVGGGIQVGGDQITIEIKVGPGQDMGELRQMLAQLLDERERGKAARLRSMLSDRD; the protein is encoded by the coding sequence GTGAATCGCGAGCTTCGCCTGCAGGTGGTACTGAGCGCGATTGATCGCGTCACCGCGCCACTCCGGCGCATCAGCAGCGGCAGCAGTGGCGCCGCCAAAGAGCTGAACAGCCTGCGCAGCAAGCTGGCGGACCTGCAGAAGGTGCAGGGTAATATCGATAGCTACCGGCAGGCCTCGCGCGCTGTCGGTGTGGTGGCCGGCAGGCTGCGCCAGCAGCGGGATATCGTTGCCCAGCTGCGCCGGGAGATGGAAGCCACAGAGCGCCCCAGCGCTGCCATGCTGCGCACACTCAAGGTAGCCCAAGGGGAATACAGCGCGCTGCGCACAGCCCAAACCCGCAACATCGAGCGTATGCGCCAATCGCGTGATGCGCTCGCCGCCGCCGGCATTGAAACCAAGGCACTGTCGCGCCATCAAGGCCAGCTGCAGCAGCGCATCGACGAAGCTAGCGCCGCCATCACCGTGCAGAAGGGCAAGCTCGGCCAGCTCAATGCCGAGATGCAGCACCTGGCCAAGCTCAAGGCCGCCCACGGCAAAGCCATGATGGCGACCGGCGTCGCAGCGGGTGCCGGCTACGCCATGCTCGCCGCTGGCCAGGCCGGGCAGCGCGCCATGATGAAGCCGATCGGCGCCTATGCCGAAGCCGAGGATGCACGCACCCAGCTGCGCGTGTCGCTGATGGGCGCAGATGGCAGGGCCTCCGCCGAGTTCGCCCGGATCGATGCCCTGGCCACCCGGCTGGGCGATCGCCTGCCCGGCACCACAGCCGATTTCCAGAACATGATGACGATGCTGGTGCGCCAGGGCATTCCCGCACGGAACATCCTCGGCGGCGTCGGCGAAGCCACGGCGCTGCTCGGCGTGCAGCTCAAGATGGCGCCGGATCAGGCCGCCGAGTTCACCGCCAAGCTGCAGGACGCCACCCGCACCGCCAACGGCGACATGCTGGCGCTGACCGACACCATCCAGCGTGCGTTCTACCTGGGCGTTGATCCCGGCAACATGCTCGAAGCCTACAAGGGCCTCGGCCCGGTGATGGACATGATCAGGCAGAAGGGGCTGGAAGGCGCCAATGCCATGGCCCCGTTCGTGGTGATGATGGATCAGGCCGGCATGCGCGGCGAATCGGCGGGCAACGCCATCCGCAAGGTCGTGGCCGGCTCGCTCAACGTCGGCAAGATTGCCAAGGCCCAGGCCGATCTGCTCGCCACCACCGGTGTGCGGCTGAATCTGGACTTCACCGATGGCAAGGGTGAGTTCGGCGGCTTCGACAAGTTGATGCAGGAGCTCACCAAGCTGCGCGGCCTCGATACCGTCACGCGGCTGCAGGTACTCAAGGACATCTACGGCGACGACAAGGAAACCAACGAAGTCCTCTCCAAGATCATCGAGAAAGGCCAAGCCGGTTACGACGACGTGCTGCAGCGCATGCGCGATCAGGCCAGCCTGCAGCAGCGCGTGAACGAACAGCTCGGCACGCTCAAGAACCTGTGGGAGGCAGCCAGCGGCACCGCCACCAACATGCTAGCCGCCTTCGGCGAAGCCATCGCCCCGGAGCTCAAGGCCCTCACCGAATGGATCACCGAGACAGCCGGCGCCGTGCGCAACTGGGCATCGGAAAACCCGCGCCTCGCCGGCACGCTGATGAAGGTGCTGGGCTTCGCCGCGCTGCTGATCACGGCCCTGGGCGGCATCGCGGTGGCAGCCGCTTCGGTGCTGGGCCCCATGTTGCTGTCGCGCTTCATCCTGGCGCGCGCCGGTCTCGCGCTGTTTGGCCTGGGCGGCGGCGCCCGGGCGGCTACCGCTGGGCTGTCCCTCGCGCAGCGGGTCGTGGCGGCACTGCCCGGTGTACTGGGCAATGCCTGGCGGCTGATCAGCATCGTCGGCCAGGGCATGCTCTGGCTTGGCCGCGCCTTGATGCTGAACCCGATCGGGCTGGCTATTGCCGTGATCGCTGGCGCGGTGTATCTGCTGTGGCGCTACTGGGGCCAGGTGGATGCCGCCTTCCGGCAGTACCCCATCCTGAACTACGTGTTCCCCGTGATCGGCGCAGCCCGCGCGCTGATCAACAACTGGGGGCAGGTGTCCGGCTTCTTCCGTGCCGTGTGGGCCGAGCTGCAGGGCGCCGCCGCCGGTGGCCTGTCCGGCATCGCCGCGCTGATCATCAACTGGTCACCGCTGGGCCTGTTCCACCGCGCCATGGCGGCTGTGCTGTCCTGGTTCGGGATCGATATCCCGGCCAAGTTCACTGACTTCGGCCGCATGCTGATCGATGGCCTGATCGCGGGCATCAACCAGAAGTGGGAAGCCCTCAAGGCTCGGCTGTCCGCGCTGGGCGACAGCATCAGCGGCTCGGTGAAAGATGCGCTCGGCATTCGCTCGCCATCGCGGGTGTTCGCGGCAATTGGTGGCTGGACCATGGCTGGCCTCGCCCAGGGCCTGGAGCGCAACCAGCAAGGCCCGTTGTCCGCGGTATTGGAAACCGCGCGGCGCCTGGCCATCGCCGGCAGCGGCATCGCCCTGGGCACCTTGCCGGGTCAAGCCGGTGCCGATCCGCTGCGCATCGATACCCGTCCGCCACTCGCTGCCCGCGTTGGCGGCGGCATTCAGGTGGGCGGCGATCAGATCACCATCGAAATCAAGGTAGGGCCGGGGCAGGACATGGGCGAGCTACGGCAGATGCTGGCGCAGTTGCTGGATGAGCGCGAGCGCGGCAAGGCGGCACGTCTGCGCTCGATGTTGTCGGATCGCGATTGA
- a CDS encoding DUF4376 domain-containing protein — protein MRTYARIEQGVVVELLQAEQLPEFHPLLNWRDVSTVPGIAEGWRETGESFVAPVPSISPEAALAMTRATARAQINYWRDTQERAAIVFDHAGHRWDASLQVRDRLNATLGSLNAYGLPAGFFWTDADNIDVPMTQLELQALAEAHERAIFARGWQIHARQRELKRQVDAANAEELASFRPDWPGTAAA, from the coding sequence ATGAGAACCTATGCACGTATTGAGCAGGGCGTCGTGGTAGAACTGCTGCAAGCCGAGCAGCTGCCAGAATTCCATCCATTGTTGAACTGGCGGGATGTGTCGACCGTGCCGGGCATTGCAGAGGGTTGGCGCGAAACCGGTGAGAGTTTTGTGGCACCGGTGCCAAGCATCAGCCCTGAGGCCGCCCTCGCAATGACGCGTGCCACCGCCAGGGCACAGATCAACTACTGGCGCGACACGCAGGAGCGCGCCGCCATCGTGTTCGATCACGCCGGCCACCGCTGGGATGCCAGCTTGCAGGTGCGCGATCGCCTGAATGCCACGCTCGGCAGCCTCAATGCGTACGGCCTGCCGGCCGGCTTCTTCTGGACGGATGCGGATAACATCGACGTGCCCATGACGCAGCTGGAACTGCAGGCGCTGGCCGAAGCGCACGAGCGCGCCATCTTCGCCCGCGGCTGGCAGATCCACGCGCGCCAGCGCGAGCTCAAGCGCCAGGTGGACGCCGCCAACGCCGAAGAGCTGGCCAGTTTCCGCCCGGATTGGCCAGGCACCGCTGCTGCATAG
- a CDS encoding phage tail assembly protein: protein MTQTATAVVTLDTPIQRGESTTITEITLRKPGAGELRGVSLVELSRLEVGALMTVLPRISQPTLLPEEVRQMDPADLLQCGTEISSFLLPKAVKAEYQIE, encoded by the coding sequence ATGACTCAAACCGCTACCGCCGTTGTCACCCTCGATACGCCCATCCAGCGCGGTGAATCCACCACCATCACCGAAATCACCCTGCGCAAGCCGGGCGCCGGCGAGCTGCGCGGCGTTTCCCTGGTGGAGCTCTCCCGCCTGGAAGTCGGCGCGCTGATGACGGTACTGCCGCGCATCTCGCAGCCCACCTTGCTGCCCGAGGAAGTGCGGCAGATGGATCCGGCCGACCTCCTGCAGTGCGGTACGGAGATTTCCAGTTTTTTGCTGCCGAAAGCGGTGAAAGCGGAATACCAGATCGAGTAG
- a CDS encoding GpE family phage tail protein, with protein MADIATVFHWPPQAMDGMAVSELMAWRERARVRCGSDEA; from the coding sequence ATGGCGGACATCGCCACCGTCTTCCACTGGCCGCCCCAGGCCATGGATGGGATGGCGGTGTCCGAGCTGATGGCCTGGCGCGAGCGTGCCCGCGTCCGCTGCGGCAGTGACGAGGCGTGA
- a CDS encoding phage tail protein — MMMALGMFVFGLRTVPYQELQRQLAWRHASTARVGLRPARQYLGKDDETITLSGVLLPQLTGGPSSLAELEAMGDEGAAWPLLDGEGRIYGLYVIESLQTTASLFFSDGAARRIEFSLVLKRIDDDAIDQMGTPPLAKEVA; from the coding sequence ATGATGATGGCGCTTGGGATGTTCGTGTTCGGGCTGCGCACCGTGCCCTATCAGGAGCTGCAGCGGCAGCTCGCTTGGCGGCACGCCAGCACCGCCCGCGTCGGGCTGCGCCCGGCCCGGCAATACCTGGGCAAGGATGATGAAACCATCACGCTCTCCGGCGTGCTGCTGCCGCAGCTCACCGGTGGCCCCTCGTCGCTGGCGGAGCTCGAAGCGATGGGGGATGAGGGCGCTGCCTGGCCGCTGCTGGATGGCGAGGGCCGTATCTATGGTCTCTACGTGATCGAATCGCTGCAGACCACAGCCAGCCTGTTTTTCAGCGACGGCGCCGCCCGCCGCATCGAGTTCAGCCTGGTGCTGAAACGCATCGACGACGATGCGATCGATCAGATGGGCACACCACCGCTCGCCAAGGAAGTCGCATGA
- a CDS encoding phage major tail tube protein, whose protein sequence is MALPRKLKNLMMFVDGVEYAGQVPSVTLPKLTRKTEAYSAGGMAGAVGIDHGLDDDALIVEWERGGWAREETRALGTARLDGVLIRFTGSLQREDTGAVDSVEIIMRGRHEEIDRGEAKRGEDTSTKIKTRCAYYKETFNGITDVEIDVLNMVEAYGGVDRQAEHRRALGL, encoded by the coding sequence ATGGCACTGCCACGCAAGCTCAAGAATCTGATGATGTTCGTGGATGGCGTCGAGTACGCCGGCCAAGTCCCAAGCGTCACCTTGCCCAAGCTCACCCGCAAGACGGAAGCCTACTCCGCCGGCGGCATGGCCGGCGCGGTCGGCATCGACCACGGCCTCGACGACGATGCGCTGATTGTGGAATGGGAGCGCGGCGGCTGGGCGCGGGAAGAAACCCGCGCGCTCGGCACGGCCCGCCTCGATGGCGTGCTGATCCGCTTCACCGGCTCGCTGCAGCGGGAAGACACCGGTGCCGTCGATTCGGTGGAAATCATCATGCGCGGCCGTCACGAGGAAATCGACCGCGGCGAGGCCAAGCGCGGTGAGGACACCAGCACCAAGATCAAGACGCGCTGCGCCTACTACAAGGAAACCTTCAACGGCATCACGGACGTCGAGATCGACGTGCTGAACATGGTGGAGGCCTACGGCGGCGTCGACCGCCAGGCCGAGCACCGCCGCGCCCTCGGCCTGTAA
- a CDS encoding phage tail sheath protein yields MPADFHHGVRVIEINEGVRTIRTISTAIIGLVVIATDADAAAFPLNTPVLITNVRQAIGNAGTQGTLAKSLEAIADQASPFIVVVRVAEGQTAAETTSNVIGTTTAEGKKTGIKALLAAQTALGVTPRILAAPGLDTVDVATELVSVAKEMRAMVYASCWDCATKEAAVLYRENFGAREIMLLWPDFTAWDTETDAVGTTWATARAVGLRAAIDEEQGWHKSLSNVAVNGVSGVTRDVYWDLQNPATDAGYLNANEVTCLINKNGYRFWGNRTCSDEPLFAFETATRTAQVLADSIGDAMMWANDKPLTPTLIKDIVETINAKMRELKANGYIIDGRAWYDEDVNTPATLKEGKVTIDYDYTPVPPAENIMFRQRITDRYFADFAAQING; encoded by the coding sequence ATGCCGGCAGACTTTCACCATGGCGTGCGCGTCATCGAAATCAACGAAGGCGTGCGCACCATCCGCACCATCAGCACCGCCATCATCGGCCTAGTGGTCATCGCCACCGATGCCGATGCCGCGGCCTTCCCGCTCAATACCCCTGTCCTGATCACCAATGTGCGTCAGGCCATCGGCAATGCCGGCACCCAGGGCACGCTGGCCAAGTCGCTGGAAGCCATCGCCGATCAGGCATCCCCATTCATCGTGGTTGTGCGCGTGGCGGAGGGCCAGACCGCCGCTGAAACCACCAGCAACGTCATCGGCACTACCACGGCAGAGGGCAAGAAGACCGGCATTAAGGCGCTACTGGCCGCCCAGACCGCGCTCGGCGTCACGCCGCGCATTCTGGCCGCGCCCGGCCTGGATACCGTGGACGTGGCTACCGAGCTGGTCAGCGTGGCCAAGGAAATGCGGGCCATGGTCTATGCCAGCTGCTGGGATTGCGCCACCAAGGAAGCGGCGGTCCTTTACCGCGAGAACTTCGGCGCCCGCGAGATCATGCTGCTCTGGCCGGACTTCACCGCGTGGGATACCGAGACGGATGCCGTCGGCACCACCTGGGCCACGGCACGGGCAGTGGGCCTGCGCGCAGCGATCGACGAGGAACAGGGCTGGCACAAGTCGCTGTCCAACGTCGCCGTGAATGGCGTCTCCGGCGTTACGCGGGATGTGTACTGGGATCTGCAGAACCCGGCCACGGATGCGGGCTACCTCAACGCCAATGAGGTGACCTGCCTCATCAACAAGAACGGCTATCGCTTCTGGGGCAACCGCACCTGCTCGGATGAACCGCTGTTCGCCTTCGAGACGGCCACCCGCACCGCCCAGGTACTGGCCGACAGCATCGGCGACGCCATGATGTGGGCGAACGACAAGCCGCTTACGCCCACGCTGATCAAGGACATCGTCGAGACCATCAACGCCAAGATGCGCGAGCTCAAGGCCAACGGCTACATCATCGACGGCCGCGCCTGGTACGACGAAGACGTGAACACGCCGGCTACGTTGAAGGAAGGCAAGGTCACCATCGATTACGACTACACCCCGGTGCCACCCGCCGAAAACATCATGTTCCGGCAGCGCATCACCGATCGCTACTTCGCGGATTTCGCCGCCCAGATCAACGGTTAA
- a CDS encoding glycine-rich domain-containing protein: MANLNEPPVPGFPGVYQLELTDRVKGGAGGTANRQAEQLVERTAHLKQRADAGDAALVAHATADDPHPAYWNNTRGDAKIAAAIAALVAASPSTLDTLAELATALGNDPNFSTTILNALAGKSAITGIQTQAYSAFATTGAAPSFALTPAPGLAAYAAGQRFRVKFHAAGTTGSNLLNISGLGTKSLMQYDANGNKVAATIKAAQLADVEYDGADMVVLDALPANTIPGNAQVFTASGSFTVPAGVTRVMVECWGGGGGGGATDVVSGSGGGGGAGGYGRGLYAVTPGQVIAVTIGSGGFGAAAGSTAGAGVGGTSSFGSMLSCTGGGGGVSHYSGANGGPGGTPVGHNAGGWSGQNGTSGVYSSGPIITASGYSVSGGSGGGPAGGAGCGGGGGSPSGVSGQARAGGIGSGGGGAAGRDGGNSYTPGAAGGPGMVVVYW, translated from the coding sequence CGCCAAGCCGAGCAGTTGGTCGAGCGCACTGCGCACCTCAAGCAGCGCGCCGACGCGGGCGATGCTGCACTCGTGGCACACGCTACCGCGGATGATCCGCATCCTGCCTACTGGAACAACACCCGAGGCGACGCCAAGATAGCCGCTGCCATCGCGGCGTTGGTGGCAGCCTCTCCATCCACGCTCGATACGCTGGCCGAGCTGGCCACAGCGCTGGGCAATGATCCGAACTTTTCGACCACGATCCTGAACGCTTTGGCTGGGAAGTCCGCGATCACCGGCATCCAGACGCAAGCCTATTCCGCGTTTGCCACCACGGGCGCCGCGCCCAGCTTCGCGCTCACGCCGGCACCGGGCCTGGCCGCATATGCTGCCGGGCAACGCTTTCGGGTCAAGTTTCATGCCGCCGGCACCACGGGTAGCAACCTGCTCAACATCAGCGGGTTGGGCACCAAGTCTCTGATGCAGTACGACGCCAACGGCAACAAGGTTGCGGCCACGATCAAGGCAGCTCAGCTCGCCGATGTCGAATACGACGGTGCAGACATGGTGGTGCTGGATGCGTTACCGGCCAACACTATTCCGGGCAATGCGCAGGTGTTCACAGCCAGCGGCTCGTTCACCGTGCCGGCCGGTGTAACAAGGGTCATGGTCGAGTGCTGGGGCGGCGGTGGCGGTGGCGGTGCTACTGATGTCGTCTCAGGAAGCGGTGGCGGCGGCGGTGCGGGAGGTTATGGCCGGGGCCTATACGCCGTTACGCCGGGGCAAGTTATCGCTGTGACGATCGGTAGTGGTGGCTTCGGTGCAGCGGCAGGATCAACCGCGGGTGCCGGCGTGGGTGGAACGTCTAGTTTTGGGTCGATGCTCTCCTGCACGGGGGGCGGCGGTGGGGTAAGTCATTACTCAGGGGCAAACGGCGGTCCTGGCGGCACTCCGGTTGGCCACAACGCAGGTGGCTGGAGCGGCCAAAACGGAACGTCCGGTGTTTATTCGTCCGGGCCGATCATAACGGCGTCGGGGTATTCGGTTTCCGGCGGCAGCGGAGGTGGTCCTGCCGGCGGCGCGGGATGCGGCGGAGGCGGTGGCAGCCCGAGCGGCGTTTCAGGCCAGGCCAGGGCGGGTGGCATCGGTAGCGGCGGGGGCGGAGCAGCTGGCCGCGATGGAGGCAACAGCTACACGCCGGGAGCTGCGGGCGGCCCAGGTATGGTCGTGGTGTACTGGTAA